One genomic window of Nitrososphaera sp. includes the following:
- a CDS encoding glycosyltransferase produces the protein MNKRLALAVAAVEALLAAVVGLFFSQVILISLAVSLVICAYLLFVIKKNFATEQQNNDRVSTLAKGRRNGRIRVPFSLVFVTALAIPSGYSIYHAALNPSPEAVYSVAISFGIGMTFLFSMINLPLSIYHKIREKSIPNPTVTPLISVIVPAYNEELLISRTIESLLESSYPSKEIIIVDDGSTDRTQSIALAYETKNAEKANTGTRVIVAKKENGGKASAINYGLHFATGEIVIIVDADSIIGREALFEMIKHFSDPTVAAVGGNVRVMNRWNLITKCQALEYITGINLLKRAFDYLGVVMIVPGALGAFRKSALVERGSYDTDTLTEDFDATLKVLKSGNTVQASSEALSYTEAPTTLKDLYKQRLRWNRGNLQTMIKHRDIMRNPRLGMLHDFGYPAVLLTMLLSPFLGMMVTGFTILALIDGMWQFVLLSFLLFAGIQAAFSAIALVMEENEDWKLLLYSPLFVIGYKQLQDYIIIKSIIDVVFKKNLKWTSVKRSGVIRKQKASSEAA, from the coding sequence GTGAACAAGAGGCTTGCGCTTGCAGTTGCAGCCGTTGAGGCCCTCCTTGCGGCAGTTGTAGGCCTTTTTTTTAGCCAGGTCATTCTAATCTCGCTTGCAGTCTCGCTGGTAATCTGCGCATATTTGCTGTTTGTCATAAAGAAGAACTTTGCAACGGAGCAGCAAAACAACGACCGGGTGAGCACCCTAGCAAAGGGCAGAAGGAACGGAAGAATCAGGGTGCCTTTCTCACTGGTGTTTGTAACCGCGCTAGCTATCCCTTCCGGCTATTCCATCTACCATGCGGCGCTAAATCCGTCCCCGGAGGCAGTCTATTCGGTTGCCATCTCTTTTGGAATAGGCATGACCTTTCTCTTTTCAATGATAAACCTGCCCCTTTCGATATATCACAAGATCCGGGAAAAAAGCATCCCAAATCCTACTGTCACGCCGCTAATCTCGGTAATCGTCCCGGCGTACAACGAGGAGCTGCTGATTAGCCGGACAATAGAGTCGCTGCTCGAGTCAAGCTATCCGAGCAAGGAAATTATCATCGTCGATGACGGCTCGACTGACCGGACCCAGAGCATCGCCCTCGCCTATGAAACCAAGAACGCGGAAAAGGCCAATACGGGAACGCGAGTGATTGTTGCAAAAAAGGAAAACGGCGGCAAGGCGTCGGCGATTAATTATGGCCTTCATTTTGCGACGGGCGAGATTGTGATTATAGTTGACGCCGATTCGATAATCGGCCGAGAGGCCCTCTTTGAAATGATAAAGCACTTTTCCGACCCGACAGTTGCGGCGGTAGGCGGCAACGTGCGCGTCATGAACCGCTGGAACCTGATTACAAAGTGCCAGGCGCTCGAGTACATCACCGGCATCAACCTGCTAAAACGCGCCTTTGACTATCTTGGCGTGGTGATGATTGTACCTGGCGCCCTGGGCGCTTTTAGAAAAAGTGCGCTGGTTGAGCGCGGAAGCTACGACACCGACACTCTGACCGAGGACTTTGACGCGACGCTCAAGGTGCTCAAGTCAGGCAATACCGTCCAGGCAAGCTCCGAGGCGCTTTCTTATACCGAGGCGCCCACCACGCTCAAGGACCTATACAAGCAGAGGCTGCGGTGGAACAGGGGCAACCTCCAGACCATGATAAAGCACAGGGACATCATGAGAAATCCCAGGCTTGGCATGCTGCATGACTTTGGCTATCCCGCAGTCCTGCTGACAATGCTTCTCTCGCCGTTTCTTGGCATGATGGTAACGGGATTTACAATTCTTGCATTAATCGACGGCATGTGGCAGTTCGTCCTTCTTTCGTTCCTGCTTTTTGCCGGCATACAGGCCGCTTTTTCTGCGATCGCGCTTGTGATGGAAGAAAACGAGGACTGGAAGCTGCTGCTGTACTCGCCCCTGTTTGTCATAGGCTACAAGCAGCTGCAGGACTACATCATTATCAAGAGCATCATTGACGTCGTCTTCAAGAAGAACCTAAAGTGGACCTCTGTCAAGCGCTCGGGAGTCATTAGAAAGCAAAAGGCTTCGAGCGAGGCGGCCTAG
- a CDS encoding winged helix-turn-helix transcriptional regulator, giving the protein MVRPSGSESQGAKSIGHEEEDEFEETAPVEGHGPSIAGSGDRSKLIAELASYGARIEEFENASPQELESLLKGIRWLRRTMGPATPDRSGSSFSGVDKKVLKALITSNGRISSLALSRQLDVPLTTVQRRRKRLESEFIEMYYVLKLERLGWRRASLLISTEEGRTRLIGKQLLSRSSIASVSTTIGEHTIDLLAEVIFKDNAELLNIIEWVKSTEGVKQVVWTEAVERIGENSDKTLEIIEGDKKQ; this is encoded by the coding sequence ATGGTGCGCCCAAGCGGCAGTGAGAGCCAAGGTGCAAAAAGCATCGGGCATGAGGAAGAGGATGAATTTGAAGAGACAGCTCCCGTTGAGGGCCATGGGCCGTCAATTGCGGGAAGCGGAGACCGTTCAAAGTTGATTGCAGAGCTCGCATCATACGGCGCAAGAATCGAGGAATTTGAGAACGCCAGCCCGCAGGAACTTGAAAGCCTGCTCAAAGGAATTAGGTGGCTTCGCAGGACGATGGGTCCGGCCACGCCGGACAGGTCGGGGTCTTCCTTTTCCGGAGTGGACAAGAAAGTGCTCAAGGCTCTTATAACATCAAACGGAAGGATATCGTCCCTTGCCCTTTCACGTCAGCTTGACGTTCCACTGACAACCGTCCAGAGGAGGAGAAAGCGACTTGAGAGCGAGTTTATCGAAATGTATTACGTGCTAAAGCTGGAGCGACTTGGATGGAGGCGCGCAAGCCTGCTGATATCCACAGAGGAGGGCCGCACGCGCCTCATAGGCAAGCAGCTTCTTTCCAGATCCTCCATAGCCTCAGTCTCTACAACGATTGGGGAGCACACCATAGACCTTCTCGCCGAGGTAATCTTCAAGGACAATGCGGAGCTTTTGAACATAATCGAATGGGTCAAGTCCACTGAGGGAGTCAAGCAGGTCGTCTGGACAGAGGCCGTCGAGCGGATTGGCGAGAACAGCGACAAGACCCTCGAAATAATCGAAGGCGACAAGAAGCAGTAG
- a CDS encoding HD domain-containing protein, whose translation MTALGKIRKEVEKILEGRDPAHDFEHIMRVYRNAEAIGKKENADMDVLLAAALMHDLVVYPKGSAKRSKSADDSADLAEEILRRHGFPQKKIERISYCIRTHSYSKKITPTTLEGRILQDADRLDALGAIGVARTFSVGGSENRMFYNPKDPLCEADREPDDRLWTMDHFQKKLLKVKDSMHTETAKKLARKRTRFMRDFIEELRREIQA comes from the coding sequence GTGACGGCACTGGGCAAGATACGAAAGGAGGTAGAGAAGATTCTCGAGGGCCGCGACCCCGCGCATGATTTTGAGCACATAATGAGGGTGTACCGCAACGCGGAGGCCATAGGGAAAAAGGAGAATGCCGACATGGACGTTTTGCTGGCAGCCGCTCTCATGCACGACCTCGTGGTCTACCCGAAGGGCAGCGCCAAGAGGTCCAAGTCCGCAGACGACAGTGCGGACCTTGCCGAGGAAATACTGCGAAGGCACGGCTTCCCTCAAAAAAAAATTGAAAGAATCTCGTACTGCATACGGACCCACAGCTACTCAAAAAAGATCACTCCAACCACGCTTGAAGGCAGGATACTGCAGGACGCCGACAGGCTGGACGCACTAGGCGCGATTGGAGTTGCAAGGACGTTTAGTGTGGGAGGGAGCGAAAACAGGATGTTTTACAACCCAAAGGACCCTCTCTGCGAGGCAGACAGGGAGCCGGACGACCGGCTGTGGACGATGGACCACTTTCAGAAGAAACTGCTAAAGGTCAAGGACTCGATGCACACCGAGACCGCGAAAAAGCTGGCCCGCAAGCGCACCCGCTTTATGCGCGACTTTATCGAGGAGCTCAGGCGGGAAATTCAGGCATAG
- a CDS encoding A24 family peptidase C-terminal domain-containing protein: MVVGVDFGLVRVVIALAMFASSSYFDLKKREVSDYLWMVFAAAAGIVYIFDFPSSVGEGLEIMVSMGVTAAVAYGIYRAGLFGGADMLALITLSGILPLYHGSLLGIKGTSIHPFAPIIVLTNAIILSVAQVGFNVARNLSYYSKHSGRLFEGLQHEPASRKAFAIIIGHRSSNPQFAFPIEKVSSKGKREFDFALKNAETAEYEVKKDVWVTSGTPFLLYFFAGFVAMILAGDLLVAAFKAAGAIAIH, translated from the coding sequence TTGGTCGTAGGCGTTGATTTTGGCCTTGTCAGGGTAGTCATAGCACTTGCCATGTTTGCAAGCTCGTCATACTTTGACCTCAAAAAGCGCGAGGTAAGCGACTACCTGTGGATGGTATTTGCCGCCGCAGCCGGCATCGTGTACATTTTCGACTTTCCGTCAAGCGTCGGCGAAGGCCTCGAGATAATGGTCTCTATGGGCGTGACGGCTGCCGTGGCGTACGGAATCTACCGGGCCGGTCTGTTTGGGGGCGCCGACATGCTTGCGCTTATCACGCTCTCCGGAATCCTGCCTCTTTATCATGGAAGCCTCCTCGGCATCAAAGGGACTTCAATCCATCCGTTTGCCCCCATAATCGTTCTTACAAACGCGATAATCCTGTCGGTTGCCCAAGTAGGGTTCAACGTCGCAAGAAACCTCTCGTATTATTCCAAGCACTCTGGCAGGCTCTTTGAAGGGCTACAGCACGAGCCGGCGTCCCGCAAGGCCTTTGCCATCATAATCGGTCACCGCTCGAGCAACCCTCAGTTTGCGTTTCCAATCGAAAAGGTATCAAGCAAGGGCAAGCGCGAGTTTGACTTTGCCTTAAAAAACGCCGAAACCGCAGAGTACGAGGTAAAGAAGGACGTATGGGTCACGTCCGGCACACCGTTTCTGCTCTACTTTTTCGCCGGGTTTGTCGCCATGATCCTTGCAGGCGACCTGCTGGTAGCCGCATTCAAGGCTGCCGGGGCTATTGCAATCCATTAA
- a CDS encoding SAM-dependent methyltransferase, with amino-acid sequence MPKRLYAVGVGPGSPDYITDGAKKAIRDSAYVVGYRYTLATIEHLIDRSVQQVVEVTMRDQEGTYQRVFASMKDGQSCAVPFTGDVSFSESEVVDRLLEIFGEDNSELVPGISSVQVAAARAKVPLDKSIVLTFHVTGDIEQKKSLLLQQIRAGMSAVIIPRPWPKDRSRHFMPKQISAFLREGGVDTTKLPVWVFEDLTTDKERAFFGRLDDLESRPDSDEFSDLTVMVIDQAKRQTYLEF; translated from the coding sequence ATGCCAAAGAGGCTTTATGCGGTAGGCGTCGGACCCGGCTCGCCGGACTACATTACTGACGGAGCAAAGAAGGCAATCCGCGATTCGGCCTACGTAGTGGGCTACCGCTACACCCTTGCCACCATAGAGCACCTTATCGACCGCTCAGTACAGCAGGTCGTTGAAGTCACGATGAGGGACCAGGAAGGCACGTACCAGCGCGTATTTGCCTCAATGAAGGACGGGCAGTCATGCGCCGTACCTTTTACCGGCGACGTGAGTTTTTCCGAGTCCGAGGTAGTCGACAGGCTGCTTGAAATCTTTGGCGAGGACAACTCGGAGCTTGTGCCTGGAATCAGCTCCGTGCAGGTTGCCGCAGCTCGCGCCAAGGTGCCGCTTGACAAGTCAATCGTCCTCACCTTCCATGTCACCGGCGACATAGAACAGAAAAAGTCGCTCCTTCTGCAGCAGATAAGGGCCGGCATGAGCGCGGTCATTATACCGCGGCCTTGGCCCAAAGACCGCTCCAGGCACTTTATGCCAAAGCAGATCTCTGCCTTTCTGAGGGAGGGCGGCGTCGACACGACGAAATTGCCCGTCTGGGTTTTTGAGGACCTCACCACTGACAAGGAACGAGCTTTCTTTGGCCGGCTCGACGACCTCGAGTCAAGGCCGGACAGCGACGAGTTTTCGGACCTGACCGTCATGGTTATCGACCAGGCAAAGAGGCAGACGTACCTCGAGTTCTAG
- a CDS encoding stage II sporulation protein M, translating into MRPKIRGRRVLYLVIGMAAFMIAYSVGAATPLSEQDAKDLKKQFQDQIGNIDQNGIFANNARIALGMFIPAAGTVLGMFSGFETGSVFSAMAKSSPALSSVPPIVILLTPFGAMELFSYGLAMSRSGMLVYKLAKDKPWIKGRARLFFHDSVVPALIEIGIVVAVLYAGAVVEWAFIQQLGGINAASGLGT; encoded by the coding sequence GTGCGCCCGAAAATTAGGGGCCGTCGCGTTCTGTACCTTGTAATTGGCATGGCGGCTTTTATGATAGCATACTCGGTTGGAGCCGCGACTCCGCTAAGCGAGCAGGATGCAAAGGATCTCAAAAAGCAGTTCCAGGACCAGATAGGCAACATAGACCAGAACGGGATTTTTGCAAACAATGCTCGCATTGCTCTTGGCATGTTTATCCCGGCCGCCGGTACCGTGCTTGGGATGTTTTCGGGGTTTGAGACCGGCTCTGTATTTTCTGCCATGGCAAAATCGTCTCCGGCCCTTTCAAGCGTGCCTCCTATTGTCATACTCCTGACCCCCTTTGGGGCGATGGAGCTGTTCTCCTACGGCCTTGCAATGTCAAGGAGCGGCATGCTAGTCTACAAGCTGGCAAAAGACAAGCCGTGGATAAAGGGGCGGGCCAGGCTGTTCTTCCACGACTCGGTCGTCCCGGCGCTAATAGAAATAGGAATCGTGGTTGCCGTCCTTTATGCGGGGGCCGTCGTGGAGTGGGCGTTTATTCAGCAGCTGGGAGGCATAAACGCGGCCTCCGGGCTCGGGACATAG
- a CDS encoding cation:proton antiporter — translation MNSTATQITHQLFPQFFNPTTDVVKLVVQDFAVIMVVAAIMLAITYKLRQPMVIGYILAGMVIGPYTNPFGLVHSISTLNLFAQLGIIMLLFVTGTEFPVAKLRSLGRISLVVALGESIGTLLIVFFTAQYLGFSTTDSLFLALALSVTSTVITIRILEDIGLIRDRSTNLILGILIVEDIIAISLLGVLQSVAVANGVSIVNIAITLAIVGGFIGGVIIIGSRVVPRLIDRAGRTNDYALLLISILGLAFGLSYVASSLGMSVVIGAFLAGVLVAESRSAAVARIITIPLRDMFSAIFFISIGALMDVSVIPRYIVPAVILILTSFSSKLLIVTGMLMRAKFDSATALRTGFGISATKGEMSLVIGKGGQDVNAISASILPILGVVTIVTTFLGPFIIRIGTRFRVSEPEPAEEGSNRPEGEA, via the coding sequence GTGAATTCGACAGCCACCCAGATCACACACCAACTGTTTCCGCAGTTCTTCAACCCCACGACCGACGTTGTAAAGCTGGTTGTACAGGACTTTGCAGTGATCATGGTAGTCGCCGCCATCATGCTCGCCATAACGTACAAGCTCCGCCAGCCCATGGTAATAGGCTACATTCTTGCCGGCATGGTCATAGGCCCGTACACAAATCCCTTCGGGCTGGTTCACAGCATAAGCACTCTCAATCTTTTCGCACAGCTTGGAATAATCATGCTCCTCTTTGTCACCGGCACAGAGTTTCCCGTGGCAAAGCTGCGTTCGCTTGGCCGCATTTCGCTTGTAGTGGCCCTTGGCGAGTCGATAGGCACGCTTTTGATAGTCTTTTTCACTGCGCAATACCTTGGATTTTCAACCACAGACTCGCTCTTTCTGGCGCTTGCGCTTTCGGTGACAAGCACGGTAATAACAATAAGAATCCTCGAAGACATCGGGCTTATCCGGGACAGGTCGACCAACCTTATTCTCGGAATCCTGATAGTCGAGGACATTATCGCAATCAGCCTTTTGGGTGTCCTCCAGTCAGTTGCCGTTGCAAACGGGGTGTCGATTGTAAACATTGCAATAACGCTTGCCATAGTAGGCGGGTTCATCGGGGGAGTAATTATCATCGGCTCAAGGGTAGTCCCCCGGCTGATAGACAGGGCGGGCAGAACAAACGACTATGCGCTGCTGCTGATTAGCATCCTCGGCCTTGCATTTGGCCTCTCTTATGTAGCAAGCAGCCTGGGCATGTCTGTCGTGATTGGCGCGTTTTTGGCCGGCGTGCTGGTCGCCGAGTCTAGAAGCGCCGCTGTGGCCAGGATAATAACCATCCCGCTCCGGGACATGTTCTCTGCCATATTTTTCATCTCCATAGGCGCGCTGATGGACGTCTCGGTGATTCCGCGCTACATAGTTCCGGCAGTAATTCTCATACTCACCTCGTTCTCGTCCAAGCTCCTCATAGTAACAGGCATGCTCATGCGCGCCAAGTTTGACAGCGCAACGGCTCTTCGGACGGGCTTTGGAATTTCGGCCACAAAGGGAGAGATGTCGCTTGTGATTGGAAAGGGAGGTCAGGATGTAAATGCCATTTCGGCCTCGATTCTCCCGATCCTAGGCGTCGTGACAATAGTGACCACTTTTCTCGGGCCGTTTATCATCCGCATTGGGACGAGGTTCCGCGTCTCAGAGCCCGAGCCTGCCGAGGAAGGCTCGAACAGGCCCGAGGGTGAAGCCTGA